A genomic region of Microbacterium schleiferi contains the following coding sequences:
- a CDS encoding TspO/MBR family protein yields MNATESARGSDVARQILVIAAFVFMIIGDAVGLGAFGGTPIQDAQGGSFSPDTSYLTPATEAFAIWTPIYLGLAIYVIWQALPSQRARDRQRSLGWLIALTMVLNGLWLVTVQFLSVWATVVCIILLLAALVATYLRAVRTREPADGWLDGILIDVVTGLHLGWVTLATVANIAAALTATVPSDWESAASVVGVLVLVVVAVVALGLSASGGWRIAPVLSIAWGLGWLAVARLLGELVDVPIGITAIVVAVIVLIVPIVARLMRERTLAD; encoded by the coding sequence ATGAACGCGACAGAGTCAGCACGCGGCAGCGACGTGGCCCGCCAGATCCTGGTGATCGCGGCCTTCGTCTTCATGATCATCGGCGACGCAGTCGGCCTGGGAGCTTTCGGCGGTACGCCGATCCAGGACGCACAGGGTGGATCCTTCTCGCCGGATACGTCCTACCTCACGCCGGCGACCGAGGCCTTCGCGATCTGGACGCCGATCTACCTCGGCCTCGCGATCTACGTCATCTGGCAGGCGTTGCCCTCGCAGCGCGCGCGTGACCGGCAGCGCAGTCTGGGGTGGCTCATCGCCCTCACGATGGTTCTCAACGGCCTGTGGCTGGTCACGGTGCAGTTCCTCTCGGTCTGGGCGACCGTGGTCTGCATCATCCTGCTGCTTGCAGCCCTCGTCGCCACCTACCTCCGGGCCGTTCGCACGCGAGAGCCGGCCGATGGATGGCTGGACGGCATCCTCATCGACGTTGTGACCGGCCTGCACCTGGGCTGGGTGACGCTTGCGACCGTTGCCAACATCGCGGCGGCGCTGACCGCGACCGTACCGTCGGACTGGGAGAGCGCGGCATCCGTCGTCGGGGTTCTCGTTCTCGTGGTCGTGGCCGTTGTTGCGCTGGGGCTATCCGCATCGGGAGGATGGCGCATTGCTCCCGTCCTGTCGATCGCCTGGGGGCTCGGCTGGCTCGCCGTCGCCCGTCTGCTCGGTGAGCTGGTGGACGTGCCGATCGGAATCACGGCGATCGTCGTCGCCGTCATCGTGCTCATCGTGCCCATCGTGGCCCGACTCATGCGCGAGCGGACCCTCGCCGACTGA
- a CDS encoding GntR family transcriptional regulator, which produces MATRHHASRHTVRAALQTLAAERLVTIAPYRGARVAHLDDAAVGALQELRGALEAEAVRQITERSGSPWPDAVTHPVRDAICRLALAEASGDWLATTRAHAEVHRVIVEAAASPRISQAHSQLESEILLLLTHIRPDYPAGSLAREHTVYLDEVQRFGDGPCALTWLTPPTSSALRAPPRLDAAALAVRHHAGSAAP; this is translated from the coding sequence TTGGCAACGCGCCACCACGCGTCCCGGCACACAGTCCGGGCGGCGCTGCAGACCCTCGCCGCGGAACGCCTGGTCACGATCGCCCCGTACCGGGGTGCGCGCGTGGCCCATCTCGACGACGCCGCCGTCGGCGCACTGCAGGAGCTTCGCGGGGCGCTCGAAGCCGAGGCGGTGCGGCAGATCACGGAGCGCAGCGGAAGCCCGTGGCCGGATGCGGTCACTCATCCGGTTCGCGACGCGATTTGTCGTCTCGCGCTCGCCGAGGCATCCGGTGACTGGCTGGCCACGACGCGGGCGCACGCCGAGGTGCACCGTGTCATCGTCGAGGCGGCGGCGAGCCCGCGGATCTCCCAGGCCCACAGTCAGCTCGAGTCGGAGATCCTGTTGCTGCTCACGCACATCAGGCCGGATTATCCGGCGGGCTCACTCGCGCGCGAACACACGGTGTACCTCGACGAGGTGCAACGTTTCGGGGACGGGCCGTGCGCGCTCACCTGGCTCACTCCGCCGACCTCATCCGCGCTGCGCGCGCCGCCTCGTCTTGATGCGGCAGCGCTGGCGGTCCGTCACCACGCCGGATCCGCGGCCCCATAG
- a CDS encoding HNH endonuclease: MESIGVGGAGEWPEVPDAVGFVRESDVREWDGEAGWVPPRPDAVALVAEAADLEAVFAAQRFARVDDLRLEALDDVTRYGVGSRELVMRSLRLELASALRVTENAAGMMLARAESLVHAYPTVLESLSHAGVTVRHAEILVDDLDVLDPVVAQGLVGRALDLAQSLPVGSFRRALRRMIDREAAPTLTERHQVAVRARRILVEPAADEMSWVHALVPSVEAHAIYTRVTQQAVVIRDHDRGVARGGSPDGSGERSLDEIRADVFCDLLIDGTAKQHPEGARGIRATVVVTVPALALLGVEGVADPAEVEGVGPIPIERARELARGASGWMRVLTHPETGAVVSVGRTRYRPPPELVKLVMWRADRCMGPGCGKPASQCQIDHTVAWADGGETSVTNTAPLCQGHHTVKHHGGWVITHRDDGSLEWISPHGRRYIVKPERHLPTFYPNAA; encoded by the coding sequence ATGGAATCGATCGGTGTCGGGGGCGCGGGCGAGTGGCCCGAGGTGCCGGATGCTGTCGGTTTCGTGCGCGAGTCGGATGTGCGGGAGTGGGATGGTGAGGCCGGGTGGGTGCCACCCCGGCCGGACGCTGTCGCCCTCGTGGCGGAGGCCGCTGATTTGGAGGCGGTGTTCGCCGCGCAACGCTTCGCCCGGGTCGATGATCTTCGCCTTGAGGCGTTGGATGATGTCACCCGGTATGGGGTTGGGTCGCGGGAGCTGGTGATGCGCTCCCTGCGCCTGGAGTTGGCGTCTGCTCTGCGGGTCACGGAGAACGCGGCGGGGATGATGCTTGCCCGGGCCGAGTCTCTCGTGCACGCGTACCCGACAGTGTTGGAGTCCCTCTCGCATGCGGGTGTGACGGTGCGGCATGCGGAGATCCTTGTCGATGACCTGGATGTTCTGGACCCGGTGGTTGCGCAGGGTCTTGTGGGGCGGGCGTTGGACCTGGCGCAGTCGTTGCCGGTGGGGTCGTTTCGGCGGGCGCTACGCCGCATGATCGACCGGGAAGCCGCCCCGACCCTGACCGAGCGTCACCAGGTGGCGGTGCGGGCCCGTCGGATCCTGGTGGAACCTGCCGCGGATGAGATGTCGTGGGTGCACGCTTTGGTTCCGTCGGTAGAGGCGCACGCGATCTATACCCGGGTCACTCAGCAGGCTGTTGTGATCCGTGACCACGACCGGGGTGTCGCACGCGGCGGCTCGCCGGACGGCTCGGGGGAGCGGAGTCTGGATGAGATCCGTGCTGACGTGTTCTGCGACCTCCTCATCGATGGGACCGCGAAACAGCACCCGGAAGGGGCTCGGGGGATCCGCGCAACTGTGGTGGTCACCGTCCCCGCCCTCGCGCTGCTCGGCGTCGAGGGTGTGGCCGATCCGGCGGAGGTGGAAGGGGTTGGTCCGATCCCGATCGAGCGGGCCCGGGAACTGGCGCGTGGCGCGTCGGGGTGGATGCGGGTGCTGACCCACCCGGAGACCGGCGCCGTGGTCAGCGTGGGACGCACCCGGTACCGACCACCACCGGAGCTGGTGAAGCTCGTGATGTGGCGGGCTGACCGGTGTATGGGGCCGGGGTGCGGGAAACCTGCCTCCCAATGCCAGATCGACCATACGGTCGCATGGGCGGACGGCGGTGAAACATCCGTCACGAACACGGCACCGCTGTGCCAAGGACACCACACGGTCAAGCACCACGGCGGGTGGGTGATCACCCACCGCGACGACGGGTCCCTGGAATGGATATCCCCGCACGGGCGGCGCTACATCGTGAAGCCCGAGCGACACCTTCCCACCTTCTACCCCAACGCCGCCTGA
- a CDS encoding RBBP9/YdeN family alpha/beta hydrolase — MQDASVVVVPGLGGSSPGHWQSIWEAQHPSWVRSAPASWDEPDFEAWDRAVGAAVQAAGEPVVLVAHSLGCLTALAFAAHSPERVRGVFLVAPPDPDAPSFPTEVLSFGAATATLDPPPIPTVAVTSPTDPYCPADRSPDICKRWGARQIDIGDAGHINVLSGHGPWPEGLDLLRSFIGDLEGGR, encoded by the coding sequence ATGCAGGATGCTTCGGTTGTCGTGGTTCCAGGGCTCGGCGGTTCATCACCCGGACACTGGCAGTCGATCTGGGAAGCGCAGCACCCGTCCTGGGTGCGAAGCGCCCCGGCGTCGTGGGACGAACCCGACTTCGAGGCCTGGGACCGCGCCGTCGGCGCCGCCGTGCAGGCAGCCGGTGAGCCGGTGGTCCTGGTTGCCCATAGTCTGGGGTGCCTCACCGCGCTGGCGTTCGCGGCGCACTCCCCCGAGCGCGTGCGGGGAGTCTTTCTCGTCGCTCCGCCCGATCCGGATGCGCCGTCGTTCCCGACCGAGGTGTTGAGCTTCGGGGCCGCCACCGCGACCCTCGATCCCCCGCCGATTCCGACGGTCGCCGTGACCAGCCCCACCGACCCCTACTGCCCCGCCGACCGCTCCCCCGACATCTGCAAGCGCTGGGGTGCACGTCAGATCGATATCGGCGACGCCGGACACATCAACGTCCTGAGCGGTCATGGGCCGTGGCCCGAGGGACTCGACCTTCTTCGCAGCTTCATCGGCGACCTCGAGGGCGGACGGTGA
- a CDS encoding winged helix DNA-binding domain-containing protein, which produces MTASLSPDQARGLRHRAQLLGGSAHSPQEVVDRAIALQGQDLPAVLRAIALRSAPGTTVADVRDAFDSGALVRSWPMRGTLFATTPKHLASLLALTGTRTLQSMARRREQLELDDATIDRAHEVAVAALERAPQRRADMLATWEDAGIPTDGGRGYHLLVHLCISGHAHWGAFTAGGSEQFLTRTATPSETDTDAALARVIAGYVTARGPVTLDDLAWWTKLPKTGLRTAAASIDGIEQAQLGEKPVYVDAETSASADTSRPEPTETVTLVPAFDEWILGYADRSLVASDAMFEALVPGKNGVFRPAVLVEGVVVGTWRFSAPRSAQIRTPVVELIEPVSTRTATLIDDALTAWPHD; this is translated from the coding sequence ATGACGGCATCCCTCTCCCCCGACCAGGCGCGGGGATTGCGCCACCGGGCTCAGCTGCTCGGCGGTTCGGCGCACTCCCCGCAGGAGGTCGTCGACCGCGCGATCGCGCTGCAGGGCCAAGACCTTCCTGCCGTGCTGCGTGCAATTGCTCTTCGCTCGGCTCCAGGGACGACCGTCGCCGATGTGCGTGACGCGTTCGACAGCGGTGCCCTCGTGCGGTCGTGGCCGATGCGCGGCACGCTGTTCGCAACAACGCCGAAGCACCTGGCATCCCTCCTCGCCCTGACCGGCACGAGAACGCTGCAGTCGATGGCGCGCCGGCGCGAGCAGCTCGAGTTGGATGACGCCACGATCGACCGCGCGCACGAGGTCGCCGTTGCGGCACTCGAGCGCGCCCCGCAGCGTCGTGCTGACATGCTTGCCACCTGGGAGGATGCCGGAATCCCGACCGACGGCGGACGCGGCTACCACCTGCTCGTTCACCTGTGCATCAGCGGGCACGCGCACTGGGGCGCCTTCACTGCCGGTGGGTCCGAGCAGTTCCTCACCCGCACCGCGACCCCGAGCGAGACAGACACGGATGCCGCCCTCGCCCGCGTTATCGCCGGGTACGTCACCGCGCGCGGTCCGGTGACCCTCGATGACCTGGCCTGGTGGACGAAACTCCCCAAGACCGGCCTGCGCACAGCCGCGGCATCCATCGACGGAATCGAGCAGGCACAGCTCGGCGAGAAGCCCGTGTACGTGGATGCCGAGACATCCGCGTCAGCCGACACGAGTCGGCCGGAACCCACCGAGACAGTAACCCTCGTACCCGCGTTCGACGAGTGGATCCTCGGCTACGCCGACCGGTCTCTCGTCGCCTCCGACGCGATGTTCGAGGCCCTCGTTCCCGGCAAGAACGGGGTCTTCCGCCCTGCCGTGCTCGTTGAGGGGGTCGTCGTGGGCACGTGGCGCTTCTCAGCACCCCGGAGCGCGCAGATCCGAACGCCGGTGGTTGAGCTCATCGAGCCGGTGTCCACGCGCACGGCCACCCTCATCGACGACGCGCTGACCGCGTGGCCGCACGACTGA
- a CDS encoding glutamine amidotransferase: protein MKPFILLATRAEDGPANEEYELFLRYTGLTESELRRVRLEAGPMPELDLDDLSGIFVGGGPFNASDPIEQKSAVQRRVEAEFNALLDQVVARDFPFLGACYGVGTVGAHQGAVIDRTYGEPVGVVEVSLTDAGISDPLLAGIPPRFDAFVGHKEAMRSLPASATLLASSASCPVQMFRVGTNIYATQFHPELDVNGITARIHAYTGYGYFAPTEVHVPLAAVRAREVLHPSRMLRTFVERYAR from the coding sequence ATGAAGCCGTTCATCCTGCTGGCGACCCGCGCCGAGGACGGCCCGGCCAACGAGGAGTACGAACTCTTCCTGCGCTACACCGGTCTCACCGAGTCCGAGCTGCGACGGGTGCGACTTGAAGCAGGCCCGATGCCCGAGCTCGACCTCGACGACCTGTCTGGGATCTTCGTCGGCGGCGGACCGTTCAATGCGTCGGATCCGATCGAGCAGAAGTCCGCCGTGCAGCGACGCGTTGAAGCTGAGTTCAATGCGCTCCTCGACCAGGTCGTCGCGCGCGACTTCCCGTTTCTCGGGGCCTGCTACGGCGTCGGCACGGTCGGGGCTCACCAGGGCGCCGTTATCGACCGCACCTACGGTGAGCCGGTCGGCGTCGTCGAAGTGTCGCTGACGGATGCCGGGATCAGCGATCCGCTGCTGGCCGGCATCCCACCTCGCTTCGATGCCTTCGTCGGGCACAAGGAAGCGATGCGCTCGCTCCCGGCCTCGGCGACGTTATTGGCGTCATCCGCCTCGTGCCCCGTGCAGATGTTCCGGGTCGGAACGAACATCTACGCTACGCAGTTCCACCCCGAGCTCGACGTGAACGGCATCACCGCGCGCATCCACGCCTACACCGGCTACGGATACTTTGCGCCGACCGAGGTGCATGTCCCCCTGGCTGCGGTCCGCGCACGCGAGGTGCTGCATCCGAGCCGCATGCTGCGCACGTTCGTCGAACGCTACGCCCGCTGA
- a CDS encoding N-acyl homoserine lactonase family protein: MSTSGVGRVSVLSIGEVRLRPRNIQGRGTPMLWWTFTSRRWTQPLPVNVVLIEHEKGWVLWDTGQAPASADSPKEYFPGGFVGAVYARQVDSTLTPGQGLGEQLELAGVPLDRLTLAAVSHLHYDHAGNVGELAAAGTPVLVSEAEYALLTGSSPHMHGVLAEYLLDAGVQWRPTVFAPSDDPTLAAFDGAYDLFGDGALTLLPTPGHSAGSMSMLVRRGGDQNPLLLVGDATYDPSLIDRGVVPDVGDRKVQLDTLRRIVALREHLPGLQVIAGHDPHAAELVG, translated from the coding sequence ATGAGTACCAGTGGCGTCGGACGCGTATCGGTTCTGAGTATCGGCGAGGTGCGGCTGCGGCCGCGCAACATCCAGGGCCGGGGCACCCCGATGCTGTGGTGGACGTTCACCTCCCGGCGGTGGACGCAGCCGCTGCCCGTCAACGTCGTGCTGATCGAGCACGAGAAGGGCTGGGTGCTGTGGGATACCGGGCAAGCGCCCGCGTCAGCTGACTCGCCGAAAGAGTACTTTCCGGGAGGCTTCGTCGGCGCGGTCTACGCACGCCAGGTGGACTCGACCCTCACACCCGGACAGGGGCTTGGTGAACAGCTCGAGCTTGCCGGCGTTCCCCTCGATCGCCTGACGCTCGCGGCTGTCTCTCACCTGCACTACGACCACGCCGGCAACGTCGGGGAGCTCGCCGCCGCCGGAACTCCCGTGCTTGTCAGCGAGGCCGAATACGCCCTCCTCACCGGCAGCTCGCCGCACATGCACGGCGTCCTCGCCGAGTACCTGCTCGATGCCGGCGTTCAGTGGCGGCCTACCGTGTTCGCTCCGTCCGACGATCCGACTCTCGCGGCGTTCGATGGCGCCTACGACCTCTTCGGCGATGGTGCGTTGACGCTCCTCCCGACGCCGGGCCACTCAGCCGGATCGATGAGCATGCTCGTTCGCCGTGGCGGCGATCAGAACCCCCTGCTGCTGGTCGGGGATGCGACGTACGATCCGAGTCTGATCGATCGCGGCGTCGTACCCGATGTCGGCGACCGGAAGGTCCAGCTCGACACGCTGCGCCGAATCGTGGCGCTGCGTGAGCACCTTCCCGGTCTTCAAGTGATTGCCGGACACGACCCTCACGCGGCAGAACTCGTCGGCTGA
- a CDS encoding CoA transferase, with protein MTASFDPLATELVSAATGRAELVAALRPPAGPVTLPSPLPVDDLALAAVGTASLAAASLESVRASGHEADVERLAPVVLDGPRLTAAYRSEQVFTWNGERPDGWAPASGLFETADGWVRTHGNYPHHAAALRRVLGLGADAGKEQVAAALRKATGAHWEERAADEGAIIGRVRTEEEWRTHPHAHAVREHPLVRRNVTDAGASPLPDLTSRLPLAGIRVLDLTRVIAGPVCTRTLALFGADVLRIDSPRLPEIDWQFLDTGAGKGSALLDLADPDSRATLDALLAQADVLVTGYRPGALAGFALDPASARERWPHLTTATVDAWGPGPWAGRRGFDSIVQAVSGITMLHGTDAAPGALPAQALDHTAGYLLAAAVMNALETRHLSGAASHVAVSLARVAQTLLHAPRPPVSEAPPVTPDESWRDRTVQIPLAGGGSVRCAAPAPVWNGAPLESPPLFPYGAADPAW; from the coding sequence ATGACCGCGTCGTTCGATCCGCTCGCTACGGAGCTCGTCTCGGCAGCGACCGGCCGCGCTGAACTCGTCGCCGCGCTGCGACCGCCGGCGGGTCCGGTGACGTTGCCGTCACCGCTGCCCGTTGATGATCTCGCTCTCGCCGCGGTCGGAACCGCGTCGCTTGCCGCCGCCTCCCTCGAGTCTGTGCGTGCGTCGGGACACGAAGCCGACGTGGAGCGCCTCGCCCCCGTCGTGCTCGACGGACCGCGCCTGACTGCGGCGTACCGCAGCGAGCAGGTCTTTACCTGGAACGGCGAGAGACCGGATGGCTGGGCACCGGCATCCGGTCTCTTCGAGACCGCAGACGGCTGGGTCAGAACCCACGGGAACTACCCGCACCACGCGGCGGCGCTGCGTCGTGTGCTGGGACTTGGCGCCGACGCGGGCAAGGAACAGGTCGCTGCTGCGCTGCGCAAGGCGACAGGCGCGCACTGGGAAGAGCGCGCTGCCGACGAAGGCGCAATCATCGGCCGCGTCCGCACCGAAGAGGAGTGGCGTACCCATCCGCACGCGCACGCGGTGCGCGAACATCCGCTCGTGCGCCGCAATGTCACGGACGCGGGAGCATCGCCGCTGCCGGATCTGACATCGCGACTCCCCCTCGCAGGCATCCGGGTGCTCGATCTGACGCGTGTGATCGCAGGACCCGTCTGCACCCGGACGCTCGCGCTCTTCGGGGCCGACGTGCTGCGTATCGACAGTCCGCGTCTGCCCGAGATCGACTGGCAGTTCCTGGATACCGGCGCCGGAAAAGGATCAGCCCTCCTCGATCTCGCGGATCCGGACTCCCGCGCCACGCTGGATGCCCTTCTCGCGCAAGCCGACGTGCTCGTGACCGGCTACCGCCCCGGCGCGCTCGCCGGCTTCGCGCTCGACCCGGCGAGCGCCCGCGAGCGCTGGCCGCACCTGACCACGGCCACCGTCGATGCTTGGGGCCCCGGCCCGTGGGCGGGGAGGCGGGGCTTCGACAGCATCGTGCAGGCGGTCTCGGGCATCACGATGCTCCACGGCACGGATGCCGCCCCCGGCGCACTCCCCGCGCAGGCCCTCGATCACACAGCCGGTTACCTGCTGGCGGCAGCCGTCATGAACGCGCTCGAGACACGGCATCTGTCGGGCGCCGCATCTCACGTCGCCGTGTCGCTCGCGCGAGTCGCGCAGACGCTGCTGCACGCGCCGCGACCGCCGGTATCCGAGGCCCCGCCGGTCACGCCAGACGAGTCGTGGCGCGATCGCACCGTCCAGATCCCGCTCGCCGGCGGCGGGTCGGTCCGGTGTGCCGCACCGGCACCGGTGTGGAATGGCGCGCCGCTCGAGAGTCCTCCCCTTTTCCCCTATGGGGCCGCGGATCCGGCGTGGTGA
- a CDS encoding glycogen/starch/alpha-glucan phosphorylase: MPDTQNPDAPLRPTHPLALAPVISPPASVDGFVKQFLANLNFDQGVSLSASDANDQYLALAGTVRDYLMARWLEDQTRQREQQAKTVCYLSAEYLLGKQLDNNLLAARLGEIATDALEQCGISMDDMREVEVEPGLGNGGLGRLAACFIDSLATMSVPTIGYGIRYEYGIFRQTFVDGQQVEQPDAWLRMGSPWEFPHPEAAQTISFGGRTETYDDEGVTRTRWIPDWNVLAVPYNMMVPGYHNGRVNTLRLWRAAATNAFDLRIFNSGDYEESVRAQTFAENISKVLYPEDSTPQGKELRLQQQYFFVAASINDFLDRVLPEGFDLEKLPDRVIFQLNDTHPVIGVPELMRVLVDERGMEWEDAWAITQKCFAYTCHTLLPEALEVWSVDLLGRLLPRHLEIIYRINDDFLEEVREKFGDDMMRIRNMSIIGEHPYRSVRMAYLATVAGAKVNGVAELHSQLLRDKVLHEFAEMYPDKFTNVTNGVTPRRFIRLANPSLASLITEALGAGWTVDLERLRGLEALAEDPEFRERFAAVKAGNKRRLSDVLERRDGVTIDDNHLLDVMVKRLHEYKRQTLKVLHIVTEYESIISGKVAAADIQPRTFIFGAKAAPGYAMAKRIIHLINSVASVVNNDPRVEGRLKVVFPPNYNVTLAESIIPAADLSEQISLAGKEASGTGNMKLALNGALTIGTDDGANVEIRQLVGDDNFFLFGMSEPEVEALWAKGYKPADFYQADPQLRAAMDLIASGAFSGGDRTVFEPVVSNLLYDDRFMVLADYASYIEAQKRVDLAYADQDAWTRSAILNIARSGFFSSDRSMRDYLDRIWHARPLL, translated from the coding sequence GTGCCCGACACACAGAACCCTGACGCGCCCCTGCGCCCCACCCACCCCCTCGCTCTTGCTCCCGTGATCTCGCCACCCGCGTCGGTGGACGGATTCGTCAAGCAGTTTCTTGCGAACCTGAACTTCGATCAGGGCGTCTCGCTGTCGGCATCCGATGCCAACGACCAGTACCTCGCGCTGGCGGGAACCGTGCGCGATTACCTCATGGCGCGGTGGCTCGAAGACCAGACGCGGCAGCGCGAGCAGCAGGCCAAGACGGTCTGCTACCTCTCGGCGGAGTATCTGCTGGGCAAGCAGCTCGACAACAATCTGCTCGCGGCGCGTCTGGGGGAGATCGCCACGGACGCTCTCGAGCAGTGCGGCATCTCGATGGATGACATGCGCGAGGTCGAGGTCGAACCCGGCCTCGGTAACGGCGGGCTCGGGCGTCTGGCTGCCTGCTTCATCGATTCGCTCGCCACCATGAGTGTGCCGACGATCGGGTACGGCATCCGCTACGAGTACGGGATCTTCCGGCAGACCTTCGTCGATGGTCAGCAGGTCGAGCAGCCGGATGCCTGGCTGCGCATGGGCTCGCCGTGGGAGTTCCCGCACCCCGAGGCCGCGCAGACGATCTCGTTCGGTGGCCGCACCGAGACGTACGACGACGAGGGCGTCACGCGCACGCGCTGGATTCCGGACTGGAACGTGCTCGCGGTGCCGTACAACATGATGGTTCCCGGGTACCACAACGGCCGGGTCAACACCCTCCGGCTATGGCGGGCGGCGGCGACCAACGCGTTCGATCTGCGCATCTTCAACTCCGGCGACTACGAAGAGTCGGTGCGCGCGCAGACCTTCGCCGAGAACATCTCGAAGGTGCTCTATCCCGAGGACTCCACGCCCCAGGGCAAGGAGCTGCGCCTGCAGCAGCAGTACTTCTTTGTCGCGGCATCCATCAACGACTTCCTCGACAGGGTGCTGCCCGAGGGGTTCGATCTTGAGAAGCTGCCCGATCGGGTGATCTTCCAGCTCAACGACACGCACCCCGTGATCGGCGTGCCCGAGCTCATGCGCGTGCTCGTTGACGAGCGGGGCATGGAGTGGGAGGACGCGTGGGCGATCACCCAGAAGTGCTTCGCCTACACCTGCCACACGCTGCTGCCCGAGGCCCTCGAGGTCTGGTCGGTCGACCTTCTCGGCCGGCTGCTACCGCGCCACCTCGAGATCATCTACCGCATCAACGACGACTTCCTCGAGGAGGTGCGTGAGAAGTTCGGCGACGACATGATGCGCATCCGCAACATGTCGATCATCGGTGAGCACCCGTACCGCTCGGTGCGGATGGCGTACCTCGCCACCGTCGCGGGCGCGAAGGTCAACGGTGTCGCCGAACTGCACTCACAGCTCCTCCGCGACAAGGTGCTGCACGAGTTCGCCGAGATGTACCCCGACAAGTTCACGAACGTCACCAACGGGGTCACGCCGCGCCGCTTCATCCGTTTGGCCAACCCGTCGCTCGCGAGCCTCATCACCGAAGCGCTCGGCGCCGGCTGGACCGTTGACCTCGAGCGTCTCCGCGGGCTCGAAGCGCTCGCCGAGGATCCGGAGTTCCGCGAGCGCTTCGCTGCGGTCAAGGCGGGCAACAAGCGTCGCTTGAGCGACGTCCTGGAGCGTCGGGACGGCGTCACGATCGACGACAACCACCTGCTGGATGTCATGGTCAAGCGTCTGCACGAATACAAGCGACAGACCCTCAAGGTGCTGCACATCGTCACCGAGTACGAGAGCATCATCTCGGGCAAGGTCGCCGCCGCCGACATCCAGCCGCGCACCTTCATCTTCGGGGCGAAGGCTGCGCCCGGCTACGCGATGGCCAAGCGCATCATCCACCTGATCAACTCGGTCGCGTCGGTCGTGAACAACGACCCGCGCGTCGAGGGGCGCCTCAAGGTCGTTTTCCCGCCGAACTACAACGTGACCCTCGCTGAGAGCATCATCCCGGCAGCCGACCTGTCGGAGCAGATTTCGCTCGCCGGTAAGGAAGCTTCGGGCACGGGGAACATGAAGCTCGCCCTCAACGGCGCGCTCACGATCGGCACGGATGACGGCGCCAACGTCGAGATCCGCCAGCTCGTCGGTGACGATAACTTCTTCCTCTTCGGCATGTCCGAGCCCGAGGTTGAGGCGCTGTGGGCCAAGGGCTACAAACCGGCCGACTTCTACCAGGCCGACCCGCAGCTGCGCGCCGCGATGGACCTCATCGCCTCGGGGGCGTTCTCGGGCGGCGACAGGACGGTTTTCGAGCCGGTCGTTTCGAACCTGCTCTACGACGACCGGTTCATGGTTCTCGCCGACTACGCCTCCTACATCGAGGCGCAGAAGCGTGTCGATCTCGCGTATGCGGATCAGGATGCCTGGACTCGCTCGGCGATCCTCAACATCGCCCGCAGTGGGTTCTTCTCATCCGACCGCTCGATGCGGGACTACCTCGACCGGATCTGGCACGCGCGACCGCTGCTCTGA